A region of Candidatus Omnitrophota bacterium DNA encodes the following proteins:
- the cysT gene encoding sulfate ABC transporter permease subunit CysT, with product MPSLSKRRAIIPGFGLTMGLTLTYLGTIVLIPLSTLYLKTLGLSWQELWSAIASPRAIASYKLSFGASLAAAGVNTVFGLLTAWVLVRCRFPGRSLIDAMVDLPFALPTAVAGISLAAIYSENGLIGRYLSQVGIQGAYSRLGVGIALTFIGLPFVVRTIQPVLRDIDPELEEAAASLGASRWQTFSKILAPLLLPACLTGFALAFARALGEYGSVVFISGNMPMRTEIAPLLIMTKLEEYDYAGAAALAVFMLSVSFLILLGVNLLQHWSRRRLEPVR from the coding sequence ATGCCATCACTCTCCAAACGTCGCGCCATCATTCCCGGATTCGGCCTTACGATGGGGCTGACGCTTACTTATTTGGGAACGATCGTACTGATTCCATTATCCACTCTTTATTTAAAAACGCTGGGACTCTCCTGGCAGGAATTATGGAGCGCCATCGCGTCGCCGCGAGCTATCGCCTCTTATAAGTTGAGTTTCGGAGCTTCCCTGGCGGCGGCGGGCGTCAATACCGTATTCGGATTGCTTACGGCGTGGGTCTTAGTACGCTGCCGCTTTCCTGGCCGCAGCTTGATCGATGCGATGGTGGACCTTCCCTTCGCACTGCCTACGGCGGTAGCGGGCATCTCGCTCGCCGCCATCTATTCCGAAAACGGCCTCATTGGCCGCTATCTCTCCCAGGTTGGAATCCAAGGCGCCTACAGCCGTCTGGGCGTGGGGATTGCGTTGACGTTCATCGGCCTGCCCTTCGTCGTGCGCACCATCCAGCCCGTCCTGCGCGACATCGATCCCGAATTGGAAGAAGCCGCCGCCAGCCTGGGGGCTTCCCGTTGGCAGACGTTTTCCAAAATCTTGGCCCCCTTGCTGCTGCCCGCCTGCTTGACAGGCTTCGCGCTCGCTTTCGCGCGCGCGTTGGGAGAGTACGGCTCTGTCGTCTTCATTTCAGGCAATATGCCCATGCGCACGGAAATCGCGCCGCTGTTAATCATGACGAAACTAGAAGAATACGACTACGCCGGGGCCGCCGCCCTGGCCGTCTTCATGCTCAGCGTCTCTTTTCTGATTCTGCTGGGCGTCAATCTGCTGCAACATTGGAGCCGCCGCCGCTTGGAACCAGTACGCTGA
- the cysW gene encoding sulfate ABC transporter permease subunit CysW, which yields MTMTSKKIHPVMSRKQESRIVRGLLIFTSLSFLALFLFVPLLAVFYNALREGWAMYWTAVSEPDALAAIRLTLLITAIAAPANLLFGICAAWAIAKFEFKGKNLLVTLIDLPFTVSPVISGVIFIMIFGAHGWFGAWLAAHGVQIIFAAPGIALATLFVTFPFVARELIPLMQSQGVDDEEAALSLGANGWQTFFRVTLPNIRWGLLYGVILCTARAVGEFGAVSVVSGHIRGKTVTMPLQVEILYNEYNFTAAFAVASLLTLVSLLTLGLKKLAEWKSREIMLERGVNAATLEG from the coding sequence ATGACCATGACATCGAAAAAGATTCATCCCGTCATGAGCCGCAAGCAAGAATCGCGGATTGTTCGCGGTTTGCTTATATTCACATCGCTTTCATTTCTCGCTCTCTTTCTATTCGTTCCCTTGCTCGCGGTTTTTTATAATGCGCTGCGCGAGGGATGGGCGATGTATTGGACGGCGGTCAGCGAACCCGACGCCTTGGCGGCGATCCGGCTGACGCTGCTTATTACGGCCATCGCCGCGCCCGCGAATCTGCTTTTCGGAATCTGCGCCGCCTGGGCGATCGCCAAATTCGAGTTCAAAGGGAAAAACCTGCTCGTCACCCTCATTGACTTGCCATTCACAGTCTCGCCGGTGATTTCCGGCGTCATTTTCATCATGATCTTCGGCGCGCATGGCTGGTTCGGCGCCTGGCTCGCGGCGCATGGCGTTCAAATCATTTTCGCTGCGCCTGGCATTGCGCTGGCCACCCTCTTCGTAACCTTTCCCTTCGTGGCGCGCGAATTGATTCCTTTGATGCAATCGCAAGGCGTCGACGACGAGGAAGCGGCGTTATCATTGGGCGCCAATGGCTGGCAGACGTTTTTCCGCGTTACGCTGCCCAACATCCGCTGGGGATTGTTATACGGCGTCATTCTGTGCACAGCGCGGGCCGTGGGGGAGTTTGGCGCCGTATCGGTAGTATCCGGACACATTCGCGGCAAAACCGTAACTATGCCTTTGCAAGTGGAGATTCTTTACAACGAATACAACTTCACAGCGGCTTTCGCCGTGGCGTCGCTTCTGACTCTGGTAAGCCTGCTTACTTTGGGACTGAAGAAATTGGCGGAATGGAAAAGCCGGGAAATCATGTTGGAACGAGGAGTCAACGCGGCGACTCTGGAAGGATAG
- a CDS encoding sulfate ABC transporter ATP-binding protein translates to MSIEVQGVTKYFGDFAALSNISLDVQTGELVALLGPSGSGKTTLLRIIAGLEAPDEGSVFLLGEDAAYKNPKDRRVGFVFQHYALFRHMTVFENVAFGLRVRPRRLRPSKQEIREKAMSLLSLVQLERYANRLPSQLSGGQRQRVALARALAVEPKVLLLDEPFGALDAKVRKELRRWLRRLHDDIHVTSVFVTHDQEEALEVADRVVIMNQGRVEQIGEPEEVYHRPATPFTYNFLGDVNIFHGRMDNGQVQILNHAEGDASLPSPGDEKTAQIFIRPHLLDIGFEPSGSHCFRGKVTHINPAGPIVKVELTSEWGAPLQANLTQERYRDLHLRKNMDVYVIPKEICAFFDSTSVTERQGDKETW, encoded by the coding sequence ATGAGCATTGAAGTTCAAGGAGTAACGAAATATTTCGGCGATTTCGCCGCACTGAGCAACATCAGCCTCGACGTGCAAACCGGCGAACTCGTGGCGCTGCTTGGGCCGTCGGGTTCCGGAAAAACGACGCTGTTGCGCATCATCGCCGGATTGGAAGCGCCGGATGAAGGCTCTGTATTTCTGCTGGGCGAAGACGCCGCCTACAAGAATCCCAAAGACCGTCGCGTGGGCTTCGTATTTCAACATTATGCCCTTTTCCGCCACATGACCGTCTTTGAAAACGTCGCTTTCGGGCTGCGAGTGCGCCCGCGCCGCTTGCGTCCCTCGAAGCAAGAAATTCGGGAAAAAGCGATGAGCCTGCTGAGCCTGGTGCAATTGGAACGCTACGCCAACCGGCTGCCCTCGCAACTCTCCGGCGGCCAACGGCAGCGCGTGGCTTTGGCGCGGGCGCTGGCCGTAGAGCCGAAAGTGTTGCTGCTGGACGAACCTTTCGGCGCTCTGGACGCCAAAGTGCGCAAGGAACTGCGCCGCTGGCTGCGCCGCCTCCACGACGACATCCACGTTACCAGCGTCTTCGTCACCCATGACCAGGAAGAAGCGCTGGAAGTGGCCGATCGCGTCGTCATCATGAACCAAGGCCGCGTGGAACAAATCGGCGAACCGGAAGAAGTATACCATCGCCCGGCGACGCCTTTCACTTATAACTTTCTCGGCGACGTCAATATCTTTCACGGGCGCATGGACAACGGGCAAGTTCAGATTCTCAACCACGCGGAGGGCGACGCTTCCCTTCCCTCGCCCGGCGACGAGAAAACCGCTCAAATTTTCATCCGCCCCCATCTGCTCGATATCGGCTTCGAACCTTCGGGAAGCCACTGCTTCCGAGGCAAGGTTACGCATATCAATCCCGCCGGGCCGATCGTCAAAGTGGAATTAACCAGCGAGTGGGGCGCGCCGCTGCAAGCAAACCTTACTCAGGAGCGATATCGCGATCTCCACTTGCGAAAAAATATGGACGTATACGTCATCCCCAAAGAAATATGCGCCTTTTTCGACAGCACAAGCGTAACAGAGAGACAGGGAGACAAGGAGACTTGGTGA
- the asnB gene encoding asparagine synthase (glutamine-hydrolyzing), producing the protein MCGIAGIFASNRECDIDHDTLAAMVKMLAHRGPDDTGYFAADGAGLGFSRLSIIDLSSGNQPHFNEDQSIVSICNGEIYNYKELRSQLESKGHVFRTRCDVEALPHLYEEEGTDFLRRLNGQFAFAIFDRKRRELLLARDHFGVAPLFYAQADGMLLFASEIKALLTHSSIKHKVNPTALDQIFTFPGLVSPATMFNGIYSLKSGHYLRVKESGIETREYWDLVYPEEQDIEPPREESYYIRRLDELFNQAVLYRLNADVPVGFYLSGGLDSSLVASVIHAARPNERRHSFSVLFSQAEIDERRYQRLMSEYVGSIHHETEFDWPQIGERLRSAIYHAECPLKESYDACSLALSELVRRAGLKVVLTGEGSDELFAGYVGYRLDQTRSSDMDDPFDVETMLENERREELWGDSHFFYERDFLAFRETKSAIYSEALAARMEDFESIHHPLVDKEKLRNRHPMHKRSYLDFKLRIADHLVADHGDRPAYANSVEARYPFLDVDLVEFVKTIPPSMMIKDATEKYILRAMAKNYLPTPILNREKFGFVAPGSPYLLQRNIDWVNDLLSTETIKRQGYFNPAAVERLKARYSAEGASVNTTFETDFLMIILTFGIFLETFDMPSYS; encoded by the coding sequence ATGTGCGGAATAGCTGGCATCTTCGCTTCGAATCGAGAATGCGACATTGACCATGATACTCTGGCGGCGATGGTGAAGATGCTGGCTCATCGCGGTCCCGACGATACGGGGTATTTTGCCGCTGACGGCGCGGGATTGGGATTCTCGCGCCTTTCGATCATCGATCTTTCCAGCGGCAATCAACCGCACTTCAACGAAGACCAATCCATCGTCTCCATCTGCAACGGAGAGATATACAATTATAAGGAATTGAGGAGCCAGTTAGAAAGCAAAGGGCATGTCTTTCGCACACGGTGCGATGTAGAAGCGCTGCCTCATCTCTACGAAGAGGAGGGGACGGATTTTTTGCGCCGCCTCAACGGGCAATTCGCTTTCGCCATCTTCGACCGCAAGCGGCGCGAGTTGCTTTTGGCGCGGGATCATTTCGGCGTCGCCCCGCTGTTTTATGCGCAAGCGGATGGCATGCTTCTCTTCGCTTCCGAGATTAAAGCGCTGCTTACGCATTCTTCTATAAAGCATAAAGTGAATCCGACGGCGTTGGATCAGATTTTCACCTTTCCCGGCCTCGTCAGTCCCGCCACTATGTTCAATGGCATATATTCCCTAAAATCGGGACATTATTTACGCGTAAAAGAAAGCGGAATCGAGACGCGGGAATATTGGGATTTGGTTTATCCCGAAGAACAGGATATCGAACCGCCGCGGGAGGAATCCTATTACATTCGGCGGTTGGACGAGTTATTCAATCAAGCCGTGCTCTACCGGCTGAACGCTGATGTGCCGGTCGGCTTCTATCTGAGCGGAGGATTGGATTCCAGCCTTGTCGCCTCCGTCATTCATGCGGCGCGTCCCAACGAGCGGCGCCATTCCTTTTCCGTCCTCTTTTCTCAAGCCGAGATCGACGAACGGCGTTATCAACGCCTAATGTCGGAATACGTCGGTTCCATTCATCACGAAACCGAATTCGATTGGCCGCAAATCGGAGAACGGCTGCGCAGCGCTATTTATCATGCGGAATGTCCGTTAAAGGAATCCTACGACGCCTGTTCTCTGGCGCTTTCGGAACTAGTTCGCCGGGCGGGATTGAAAGTAGTGCTCACAGGCGAAGGTTCGGACGAACTCTTTGCGGGATACGTCGGCTATCGTCTCGACCAGACGCGCTCGTCGGATATGGACGATCCCTTCGACGTGGAGACGATGCTGGAAAACGAACGGCGGGAGGAATTATGGGGCGATTCCCATTTCTTCTACGAACGAGATTTTCTCGCTTTCCGCGAAACCAAGAGCGCTATCTATTCCGAAGCGTTGGCGGCGCGGATGGAGGATTTCGAATCGATTCATCATCCGCTAGTCGATAAAGAAAAACTGCGCAACCGCCATCCTATGCACAAGCGTTCGTATCTCGATTTCAAACTGAGGATCGCCGATCACCTCGTCGCCGATCATGGCGACCGCCCGGCTTACGCCAACTCCGTAGAAGCGCGGTATCCTTTTCTCGACGTAGACCTAGTGGAATTCGTCAAGACGATTCCCCCTTCCATGATGATTAAGGATGCGACGGAAAAATATATTCTGCGGGCGATGGCGAAGAATTATTTGCCTACGCCGATTCTGAACCGGGAAAAATTCGGCTTCGTGGCTCCGGGCAGCCCTTATTTGTTACAAAGAAATATCGATTGGGTTAATGATCTTCTTTCCACTGAAACGATTAAACGTCAAGGATACTTCAATCCCGCCGCCGTAGAACGGCTCAAAGCGAGATATTCGGCGGAAGGGGCATCGGTCAACACCACCTTCGAAACCGATTTCCTCATGATTATCCTAACCTTCGGAATCTTTCTAGAAACCTTCGATATGCCTTCCTATTCGTAA
- a CDS encoding prepilin-type N-terminal cleavage/methylation domain-containing protein, with translation MKKGFTLIELLIVVAIIGILAAIAVPNFLNAQLRAKIARTHADMRNTATAISMFRMDTNTFLLDYWDDDADFAVTRWENEFHKVGPRPPYTKFSDPYYPLTSPVSYLSSIPQDPFSPMEKSVGFGADERGTSYIYFDNEPGRGDDFGINIYQEGNAYGKACGVDPLKEGEFAMISIGPDGAIGAPGNNNVRGLPYESSNGLVSDGDIVHRGI, from the coding sequence ATGAAAAAGGGTTTCACGCTGATTGAATTGCTCATCGTCGTAGCCATCATCGGCATCCTCGCCGCCATCGCCGTACCCAATTTTCTCAACGCGCAATTGCGGGCGAAAATAGCCCGCACCCATGCGGATATGCGCAATACCGCCACGGCTATCTCCATGTTTCGTATGGATACAAATACTTTCCTCCTCGATTATTGGGATGACGACGCAGATTTCGCCGTAACCAGATGGGAAAACGAATTTCATAAAGTCGGACCTCGGCCTCCCTATACGAAATTCAGCGATCCCTACTATCCATTGACCTCTCCCGTCTCTTATCTTTCCTCCATTCCCCAAGACCCGTTTAGTCCGATGGAAAAAAGCGTTGGCTTCGGCGCCGACGAACGAGGGACCAGTTATATTTATTTCGATAACGAACCGGGAAGAGGCGACGATTTCGGAATCAATATTTATCAAGAAGGAAACGCCTACGGCAAAGCGTGCGGCGTCGATCCTCTTAAGGAAGGCGAATTCGCCATGATCAGCATCGGCCCGGACGGCGCGATCGGCGCGCCAGGGAATAACAACGTCCGCGGTCTTCCCTACGAATCCAGCAACGGCCTGGTTAGCGATGGCGACATTGTGCACCGGGGAATTTAA
- a CDS encoding FG-GAP-like repeat-containing protein, producing MIYIALVISVSLSAHGGQIHTNLSNLGAVHITHSSSYRLQLGYAVSGAGDFDGDGYLDIAIGAPYFHSGELGDVFDSGAIFIVSGQDIDNVHNEIDLAAPSLQIAAIIGQSESRIGKVFAKLGDVNADGVDDLAIGSEDHRAGYILYGKREFVSKIFLDNLNDGGVEILNTGVTVSSAGDINRDGFHDVAFGNPYSEKVSLNGKDYHVGRVTVILGAPLLPDLLNALIPGSSHFSLRGEADALTGSSLAGNIDMNNDGASDLFIVAARGGKDFKGEGFLILGKDDIAGDNAPSYSFLIRQACREVRSAQDVNNDGYSDILIEDENSSWFLLLGGEYKGETTLSNLSGQEGTRFYGAEAVFGVGDLNGDGFDDIAAAQPNASIDGKVLAGRAVFLFGCPEWPQIVDIDKICNGEFTPLDYVIVDGDEAFGLFGSSIAAIGDIQGDGFDDVVIGAPSEKLSFESLPERPGDAYILQGDKFFMCLQTNRSVFRNRKNVFSQVKNLHP from the coding sequence TTGATTTACATTGCCTTAGTTATATCCGTCTCCCTTAGCGCCCACGGCGGCCAGATTCATACCAATCTGTCCAATCTAGGGGCTGTTCATATCACTCATTCCTCTTCCTACCGTCTGCAACTTGGATACGCCGTATCCGGCGCGGGAGATTTCGATGGGGATGGCTATCTCGACATCGCCATAGGAGCGCCTTATTTCCATTCCGGCGAATTGGGAGACGTCTTCGACAGCGGGGCGATTTTTATCGTTTCCGGCCAAGATATTGACAACGTCCATAACGAGATCGATCTCGCCGCGCCCAGTCTCCAAATCGCCGCTATCATTGGCCAATCGGAATCCCGCATCGGGAAAGTCTTCGCCAAATTGGGAGACGTCAACGCCGATGGAGTCGACGATTTGGCTATTGGCTCCGAAGATCATCGGGCGGGTTATATTCTTTATGGAAAAAGAGAATTCGTTTCCAAGATTTTTCTGGATAATTTGAACGATGGAGGAGTGGAAATTCTCAATACCGGCGTTACCGTCTCCTCGGCGGGCGATATCAATCGCGATGGATTCCACGATGTAGCGTTCGGCAATCCTTATTCCGAAAAAGTATCCCTAAACGGCAAAGACTATCATGTGGGAAGAGTAACCGTAATTTTAGGCGCTCCCCTTCTACCCGATTTATTGAACGCCTTGATTCCCGGCTCCAGCCATTTTTCTTTGCGCGGCGAAGCCGATGCGTTGACGGGAAGCAGTTTGGCGGGAAACATCGACATGAATAACGACGGCGCCTCCGACTTGTTCATCGTGGCGGCGCGCGGCGGCAAGGATTTCAAGGGCGAAGGATTTCTTATTTTGGGAAAAGATGACATCGCCGGTGATAATGCGCCATCCTATTCGTTCCTGATTCGTCAAGCTTGCCGCGAAGTCCGTTCCGCCCAAGACGTGAACAACGACGGATATTCCGACATCCTCATCGAAGACGAGAATTCTTCCTGGTTTTTGCTTTTAGGCGGAGAGTATAAGGGCGAAACCACTTTATCCAATCTATCAGGTCAGGAAGGAACGAGATTCTATGGCGCCGAAGCGGTTTTTGGCGTCGGCGATTTGAATGGGGACGGCTTCGACGATATCGCCGCCGCCCAACCCAACGCCTCCATCGACGGCAAGGTTCTGGCGGGGCGGGCCGTCTTTCTTTTCGGATGTCCGGAATGGCCGCAGATCGTCGATATCGATAAAATCTGCAATGGTGAATTCACCCCGCTGGATTACGTTATTGTCGATGGGGACGAGGCTTTTGGATTGTTTGGTTCCTCCATAGCCGCAATTGGCGATATTCAGGGAGATGGATTCGACGACGTCGTCATTGGCGCTCCATCGGAAAAGCTGTCGTTCGAATCCCTGCCGGAACGGCCTGGAGACGCTTATATCCTTCAAGGTGATAAATTCTTCATGTGCCTGCAAACCAATCGCAGCGTCTTTCGCAACCGCAAGAACGTTTTTAGCCAAGTCAAGAACCTTCATCCCTAA
- a CDS encoding sigma-70 family RNA polymerase sigma factor — translation MDSIGKQQQQEIGLGFQRGERWAFEAAARLFFSPVVHFVSHLLRDQEKAVDLTQEAFFLACRAHRKFDASRSFLPWLYQIARNLAYKEYNRRKKEPEVSWEDAEEFAAAALEADGGDPRAAAMEEETMERIQRAASRLKPKYRDVLILRMMQGLPGEQVAEMLNIPVATVNTRLFRALEHLRRFSQQEGLSENELF, via the coding sequence GTGGATTCGATCGGCAAGCAGCAGCAACAGGAAATCGGATTAGGTTTTCAACGGGGAGAGCGCTGGGCGTTCGAGGCCGCTGCGCGTCTCTTTTTTTCCCCGGTGGTCCATTTCGTCAGTCATCTTCTGCGCGACCAGGAAAAAGCCGTCGATCTGACGCAGGAAGCATTCTTTCTGGCGTGCCGGGCGCATAGAAAATTCGACGCTAGCCGGTCGTTCTTGCCCTGGCTTTATCAGATCGCGCGCAATTTGGCCTATAAAGAATACAATCGCCGCAAAAAAGAACCCGAAGTTTCCTGGGAAGACGCCGAAGAATTCGCTGCGGCGGCGTTGGAGGCGGACGGCGGCGATCCCAGAGCGGCGGCGATGGAAGAAGAAACAATGGAACGGATTCAACGGGCGGCCAGCCGCTTAAAACCGAAATACCGGGACGTCTTGATCCTAAGAATGATGCAAGGTTTGCCGGGCGAACAAGTCGCCGAGATGCTGAACATTCCCGTCGCTACCGTCAATACGAGATTGTTCCGGGCTTTGGAGCATTTGCGGCGCTTTTCCCAACAAGAAGGTCTCTCGGAAAACGAATTGTTTTAA
- a CDS encoding FecR family protein produces the protein MKCATVKKELLAWAVDRPGESPPAVCRDHIAQCGNCAKEWTRLQKWAILLRSKEEWTPEEGFFERLTANAMREKNRAALTESTRRDLSLDSSGGLFAFLRTPLQRRWIFAGAVFAILLPLAFIAYGSYDAIGQIDYAGGLVFNQTAFSKEIRKEDVVSRGTAIQTAADAESIVRLKGGSEVFVDSRSRVAFVDNRTVRLELGRAYFDVAPNRKPFEITTPNGAIAVLGTAFAVDVNGDETVVTVTRGTVQLSNSAGLVRIAKGGEGIANQNKQPILREAQRMNQTIKWISSLLEKRNEEDLRTYYPSLAPPRPRMRQVK, from the coding sequence ATGAAATGCGCCACCGTAAAAAAAGAATTGCTGGCTTGGGCGGTGGATCGTCCGGGCGAATCCCCCCCGGCCGTTTGCCGGGATCATATCGCCCAGTGCGGCAATTGCGCGAAAGAATGGACGCGGCTGCAGAAGTGGGCCATTCTGCTGCGATCGAAAGAGGAATGGACGCCGGAAGAAGGATTTTTCGAACGGCTGACCGCCAACGCCATGCGCGAGAAGAACCGGGCCGCCCTCACCGAATCCACCCGCCGCGACCTGTCGTTGGATTCTAGCGGCGGTTTATTCGCTTTTCTGCGAACTCCACTCCAGCGCCGATGGATTTTCGCTGGGGCGGTTTTCGCCATACTGCTTCCTCTTGCCTTCATCGCTTACGGCTCCTACGACGCGATCGGTCAGATCGATTACGCGGGCGGCTTGGTCTTCAATCAAACCGCCTTTTCGAAAGAAATCCGCAAAGAAGACGTCGTATCGCGCGGAACCGCCATCCAAACAGCGGCGGATGCGGAAAGCATCGTCCGTCTCAAGGGCGGTTCGGAAGTATTCGTCGATTCCCGCAGCCGGGTGGCTTTCGTCGATAACCGCACGGTTCGGCTGGAATTGGGTCGAGCTTATTTCGACGTTGCGCCCAACCGCAAACCGTTCGAGATAACGACTCCCAACGGCGCCATTGCCGTTCTAGGCACCGCATTCGCCGTGGATGTGAACGGGGATGAGACGGTGGTCACCGTAACGCGAGGAACCGTGCAGTTATCGAACAGCGCCGGTCTCGTCCGCATCGCGAAAGGCGGCGAAGGGATTGCGAATCAAAATAAGCAGCCCATCCTGCGGGAAGCGCAACGAATGAATCAGACCATCAAATGGATATCTTCGCTGCTTGAAAAACGCAACGAGGAAGATTTGCGCACGTATTACCCTTCCCTGGCGCCTCCGAGGCCGCGAATGAGGCAAGTCAAATGA
- a CDS encoding prepilin-type N-terminal cleavage/methylation domain-containing protein, which produces MKKDGFTLLELLVVVGIIGILAAIAVPNYRDAVTKSRIVLVQMDLRTLGTALHSYRLDHNIYPRKQNNLLFFVEFLISDLTTPVSYLSSAIKKDPFGPVTEFEIKDTFNGETVEYVRAPTLVKNSYTYTPYMSFSVILSNSGLRREGFALTSVGPDRMDSYIVDYPFPEYYRYPGDTVRDSVYNPSNGIISSGDIGFFGGDIPVSGLIGG; this is translated from the coding sequence ATGAAGAAAGACGGATTTACTCTGTTGGAATTGCTCGTCGTCGTGGGGATTATCGGAATCCTCGCCGCCATCGCCGTTCCCAATTACCGCGACGCCGTCACTAAGAGCCGCATCGTCCTCGTTCAAATGGATCTGCGAACGCTGGGAACCGCTCTGCACAGTTACCGTCTCGACCATAATATCTATCCCCGCAAGCAAAACAATTTGCTCTTCTTCGTCGAATTCCTCATTTCGGATTTAACAACGCCCGTCTCTTATTTGTCATCCGCCATAAAAAAAGATCCTTTCGGGCCGGTAACGGAATTCGAAATAAAAGATACGTTCAATGGAGAAACCGTGGAATATGTGCGCGCCCCCACACTCGTCAAAAATTCGTATACGTATACGCCCTATATGAGTTTCTCCGTCATCCTTAGCAATTCCGGTTTGCGCCGTGAAGGATTCGCCCTCACTAGCGTGGGGCCGGACCGGATGGATTCTTATATCGTGGATTATCCTTTTCCAGAATACTATCGTTATCCCGGCGACACGGTGCGCGATTCGGTCTACAATCCCAGCAATGGGATTATCAGCAGTGGAGATATCGGCTTTTTCGGCGGCGATATTCCCGTCTCCGGCCTCATTGGCGGTTGA